From a single Poecilia reticulata strain Guanapo linkage group LG2, Guppy_female_1.0+MT, whole genome shotgun sequence genomic region:
- the atp5pf gene encoding ATP synthase peripheral stalk subunit F6, mitochondrial produces MSLHRLFQLSSLLRSAVSLTLRRNIGISAVVFNKAKDLDPIQKLFLDKIRDYSGKSQTSGGVVDAGPEFQKNMSEEVAKLQRLYGGGDLNKFPDFKFSEAKFDEVAK; encoded by the exons ATGTCGCTGCATCGGCTGTTCCAGTTGTCCTCTCTGCTACGCTCCGCCGTGAGCCTCACCCTGCGCAGGAACATCGGCATCTCTGCGGTGGTCTTCAACAAAGCCAAGGACCTCGACCCCATCCAGAAGCTCTTCCTGGACAAGATCCGGGACTACAGCGGCAAGAGCCA GACCTCCGGCGGTGTTGTGGAYGCGGGACCCGAGTTCCAGAAGAACATGTCCGAAGAAGTAGCCAAACTGCAGAGGTTGTACGGAGGAGGAGACCTCAACAAGTTTCCAGACTTCAAATTCTCTG AGGCAAAATTTGACGAAGTCGCCAAGTGA
- the jam2a gene encoding junctional adhesion molecule 2A isoform X1, which produces MNDRRVVNKCEKNAEAPRSASPAPSAEDETQPELWTTMEGTSLYLPIVILLMQCSPSVPVTVSTNRPKVEVEEFSDAELSCLFHTERDPNPRIEWKKKAKEVSFVYFDGRFRGPFEGRATIDGATVTLHRVTQEDAGEYRCEISASLDTVSLGETNVTLSVLVPPQTPTCEVPASAVTGSAVQLRCRDQQSVPPATYSWFKDNKPISKPRHANATYLINSHTGILEFKAVTKEDSGRYSCLASNGVGSPQMCEAKHMIIEDVNITVILGAVVVVFLLLVVCGCGGMLLHRNGLLTQGHRGRSNVNYVPPPQEPQDFKHTQSFML; this is translated from the exons ATGAATGATCGGAGAGTTGTGAACAAGTGTGAGAAGAACGCCGAGGCTCCGCGATCTGCGTCCCCCGCGCCGTCCGCGGAAGACGAGACTCAGCCAGAGTTGTGGACGACAATGGAGGGGACGTCCTTGTATCTTCCTATTGTTATTTTACTCATGCAAT GTTCCCCCTCAGTTCCCGTAACCGTGTCGACCAACAGACCtaaggtggaggtggaggagttcTCAG ACGCAGAGCTCTCGTGCCTGTTCCACACGGAGAGAGACCCGAACCCGCGCATCGAGTGGAAGAAGAAGGCAAAAGAAGTCTCCTTCGTCTACTTCGACGGACgcttcagag GTCCCTTTGAAGGCAGAGCGACCATCGACGGGGCGACGGTGACCCTGCACAGAGTGACCCAGGAGGACGCCGGAGAGTACCGCTGCGAGATCAGCGCGTCCCTGGACACTGTCAGCCTGGGCGAGACCAACGTGACCCTCAGCGTCTTGG TGCCCCCGCAGACCCCCACGTGCGAAGTCCCCGCCTCGGCCGTCACGGGCTCGGCGGTCCAGCTGCGCTGTCGGGACCAACAGAGCGTCCCGCCCGCCACGTACTCCTGGTTCAAGGACAACAAGCCAATCAGCAAGCCCCGTCACGCCAACGCGACCTATCTAATCAACTCCCACACGGGAATACTG GAGTTCAAGGCGGTCACCAAAGAGGACAGCGGTCGCTACAGCTGCCTGGCGTCCAACGGGGTGGGCTCGCCCCAAATGTGTGAGGCCAAGCACATGATCATAG AGGACGTGAACATCACCGTCATCCTGGGGGCCGTGGTGGTGgtcttcctgctgctggtggtgtgCGGCTGCGGYGGGATGCTGCTGCATCGCAACGGCTTGTTGACTC AAGGACACAGAGGGAG GTCCAACGTCAACTACGTCCCCCCACCCCAAGAA CCCCAGGATTTCAAACATACTCAATCGTTCATGCTCTGA
- the jam2a gene encoding junctional adhesion molecule 2A isoform X2: protein MNDRRVVNKCEKNAEAPRSASPAPSAEDETQPELWTTMEGTSLYLPIVILLMQCSPSVPVTVSTNRPKVEVEEFSDAELSCLFHTERDPNPRIEWKKKAKEVSFVYFDGRFRGPFEGRATIDGATVTLHRVTQEDAGEYRCEISASLDTVSLGETNVTLSVLVPPQTPTCEVPASAVTGSAVQLRCRDQQSVPPATYSWFKDNKPISKPRHANATYLINSHTGILEFKAVTKEDSGRYSCLASNGVGSPQMCEAKHMIIEDVNITVILGAVVVVFLLLVVCGCGGMLLHRNGLLTRHRGRSNVNYVPPPQEPQDFKHTQSFML from the exons ATGAATGATCGGAGAGTTGTGAACAAGTGTGAGAAGAACGCCGAGGCTCCGCGATCTGCGTCCCCCGCGCCGTCCGCGGAAGACGAGACTCAGCCAGAGTTGTGGACGACAATGGAGGGGACGTCCTTGTATCTTCCTATTGTTATTTTACTCATGCAAT GTTCCCCCTCAGTTCCCGTAACCGTGTCGACCAACAGACCtaaggtggaggtggaggagttcTCAG ACGCAGAGCTCTCGTGCCTGTTCCACACGGAGAGAGACCCGAACCCGCGCATCGAGTGGAAGAAGAAGGCAAAAGAAGTCTCCTTCGTCTACTTCGACGGACgcttcagag GTCCCTTTGAAGGCAGAGCGACCATCGACGGGGCGACGGTGACCCTGCACAGAGTGACCCAGGAGGACGCCGGAGAGTACCGCTGCGAGATCAGCGCGTCCCTGGACACTGTCAGCCTGGGCGAGACCAACGTGACCCTCAGCGTCTTGG TGCCCCCGCAGACCCCCACGTGCGAAGTCCCCGCCTCGGCCGTCACGGGCTCGGCGGTCCAGCTGCGCTGTCGGGACCAACAGAGCGTCCCGCCCGCCACGTACTCCTGGTTCAAGGACAACAAGCCAATCAGCAAGCCCCGTCACGCCAACGCGACCTATCTAATCAACTCCCACACGGGAATACTG GAGTTCAAGGCGGTCACCAAAGAGGACAGCGGTCGCTACAGCTGCCTGGCGTCCAACGGGGTGGGCTCGCCCCAAATGTGTGAGGCCAAGCACATGATCATAG AGGACGTGAACATCACCGTCATCCTGGGGGCCGTGGTGGTGgtcttcctgctgctggtggtgtgCGGCTGCGGYGGGATGCTGCTGCATCGCAACGGCTTGTTGACTC GACACAGAGGGAG GTCCAACGTCAACTACGTCCCCCCACCCCAAGAA CCCCAGGATTTCAAACATACTCAATCGTTCATGCTCTGA
- the mrpl39 gene encoding large ribosomal subunit protein mL39 — protein sequence MATRTAXQVFRRRFSSAAAALRPSPTEIHSRRNAVFSREQERQRALYPRIEKIEVSLRGPGLDGTLLIMNKGMSTPLSCARHLTEYHVNNSALALVDGELWPLHQPLTDSCTLTLLTFNDGNPTLLNEAYWRSCSALLGQVLETAFKDDYTVELLSTPEIPVTSGAFCCDVVLDPQLDSWTPSPESLRSLTRGAQQLIHQNLAWEPLEVAPSVALEVFSHSRSRRSSHGLEEAEGAGREAVASFHSNAPQLQTQGCVLRVCAHVPASCHVSSSFLQAHHTVWRRLRERAEKLVEAGXKQESTPPPSXDSAQ from the exons ATGGCGACAAGGACCGCGTKCCAAGTTTTCAGGAGAC GGTTTTCATccgctgcagcagctctgcGTCCGTCACCCACAGAGATACACAGTCGCCGTAACGCCGTGTTCTCCAGAGAGCAGGAAAGGCAGAGAGCTCTGTACCCGCGCATCGAGAAGATCGAGGTGTCCCTAAGGGGGCCGGGCCTGGACGGCACACTCCTGATCATGAACAAAGGCATGTCCACTCCGCTGAGCTGCGCCAGAC ATCTGACTGAGTATCATGTGAACAACTCGGCGCTAGCGCTTGTGGACGGAGAGCTGTGGCCCCTCCACCAGCCGCTCACCGACTCCTGCACCCTCACTCTGCTCACGTTCAATGACGGCAACCCGACTCTCCTCAACGAg GCTTACTGGCGTTCCTGCTCCGCTCTGCTTGGACAGGTTCTGGAGACGGCGTTTAAGGATGACTACACCGTGGAGCTTCTCAGCACACCGGAGATCCCAG TGACTTCAGGGGCGTTCTGCTGTGACGTCGTCCTCGACCCTCAGCTGGACTCCTGGACTCCATCGCCG GAGTCTCTGCGCTCTCTGACCCGCGGGGCCCAGCAGCTGATCCATCAGAACCTGGCCTGGGAGCCTCTGGAGGTGGCGCCCTCTGTGGCGCTGGAGGTTTTCTCACATAGCAGGTCCAGAC GCTCATCACACGGTCTGGAGGAGGCTGAGGGAGCGGGCAGAGAAGCTG TCGCAAGTTTCCACAGCAACGCGCCTCAGCTGCAGACGCAGGGATGTGTGCTCCGTGTTTGTGCACATGTGCCCGCATCATGTCACGTTTCCTCTTCCTTTCTGCAGGCTCATCACACGGTCTGGAGGAGGCTGAGGGAGCGGGCAGAGAAGCTG GTAGAAGCAGGAGYGAAACAAGAATCGACTCCACCCCCCTCTSCTGACTCGGCTCAGTGA